Proteins encoded within one genomic window of Jiangella mangrovi:
- a CDS encoding carbohydrate ABC transporter permease — MTTTDLARRAATDPAPAPATRRPRFTSAGVTKHVYMITMIVLMLFPLYLTIIGSFKELNQILDDFFLPTLPLHTENYVRAFDYISPYYVNTIIYAALSIVLTVGAATLAGYAFSALRFPFRRILFLLLFAKMFLPGVMSLVPSFVLASNLGLLNTPFVIALFCMGTSMPFWVFVMKVFVDQQPRELFESMRMDGASELRIFVSLVLPLLRPMVALMSLNVLLFIWNDFIWPLVTLTDEDKRTITVGIFKLSSAAGLDYGMMIAGYALAALPLLIAFFIAMRAFMSGLTAGAIKL, encoded by the coding sequence ATGACGACGACCGACCTCGCCCGCCGGGCCGCGACGGACCCGGCGCCCGCGCCGGCGACGCGGCGGCCGCGGTTCACGTCGGCGGGCGTGACGAAGCACGTCTACATGATCACGATGATCGTGCTGATGCTGTTCCCGCTGTACCTGACCATCATCGGGTCGTTCAAGGAACTGAACCAGATCCTCGACGACTTCTTCCTGCCGACGCTGCCGCTGCACACCGAGAACTACGTCCGCGCGTTCGACTACATCTCGCCGTACTACGTCAACACGATCATCTACGCGGCGCTGAGCATCGTGCTGACGGTGGGCGCGGCGACGCTGGCCGGGTACGCGTTCAGCGCGCTGCGCTTCCCGTTCCGGCGCATCCTGTTCCTGCTGCTGTTCGCGAAGATGTTCCTGCCCGGCGTCATGAGCCTGGTGCCGTCGTTCGTGCTCGCCTCGAACCTCGGGCTGCTGAACACGCCGTTCGTCATCGCGCTGTTCTGCATGGGCACGTCGATGCCGTTCTGGGTGTTCGTCATGAAGGTCTTCGTCGACCAGCAGCCGCGCGAGCTGTTCGAGTCGATGCGCATGGACGGAGCGAGCGAGCTGCGCATCTTCGTCAGCCTGGTGCTGCCGCTGCTGCGGCCCATGGTCGCGCTGATGTCGCTGAACGTGCTGCTGTTCATCTGGAACGACTTCATCTGGCCGCTGGTGACGCTGACCGACGAGGACAAGCGCACCATCACCGTCGGCATCTTCAAGCTGTCGTCGGCGGCCGGCCTGGACTACGGGATGATGATCGCGGGGTATGCCCTGGCCGCGTTGCCGCTGCTCATCGCGTTCTTCATCGCCATGCGGGCGTTCATGAGCGGGCTCACCGCCGGCGCCATCAAGCTCTGA
- a CDS encoding carbohydrate ABC transporter permease produces MVDLRENVTVPGLTAPGDRATAPGPRGKVGWRRRLVCLVLDVDPYSRRHQGIEWRRVFGPMSLTGLLFVAPAVLSNIIFDWVPMLDGIVRSFFTWSARNPEPVFVGLDNFTRVLTDPEFHSSLGNMAFFLVAYLLLMFPTIVCAVVLFRVKNSRIQYVYRVLLCIPMVVPSLVFTLMWIFILGYDFGAVNNLLAGWGIDRVAFLGDPDLIKWTILLTGLPFITANSVLIYLGGLNGISESVWDAAKLDGVGPVRTFFSLEFPLIIGQFKLNLMGVIGAAVTTYATMLIFYNASVHSGVITPGLLMYFKAFPNTGAPDYGYSYALGLILFLVALAMSLFTLKYLKSRE; encoded by the coding sequence ATGGTCGACCTGCGCGAGAACGTCACCGTTCCCGGGCTGACCGCCCCCGGGGACCGGGCCACGGCGCCCGGTCCCCGGGGAAAAGTCGGCTGGCGTCGCCGGCTGGTCTGCCTGGTCCTGGACGTCGACCCGTACTCCCGCCGCCACCAGGGCATCGAGTGGCGGCGGGTGTTCGGGCCGATGTCGCTGACCGGCCTGCTCTTCGTCGCCCCGGCGGTGCTCAGCAACATCATCTTCGACTGGGTGCCGATGCTCGACGGCATCGTGCGCTCGTTCTTCACGTGGTCGGCGCGCAACCCGGAGCCGGTGTTCGTCGGCCTGGACAACTTCACCCGGGTGCTGACCGACCCCGAGTTCCATTCGTCGCTGGGGAACATGGCGTTCTTCCTGGTGGCGTACCTGCTGCTGATGTTCCCGACGATCGTGTGCGCCGTCGTGCTGTTCCGGGTCAAGAACAGCCGCATCCAGTACGTCTACCGGGTGCTGCTGTGCATCCCGATGGTCGTGCCGTCGCTGGTGTTCACGTTGATGTGGATCTTCATCCTCGGCTACGACTTCGGCGCGGTGAACAACCTGCTGGCCGGGTGGGGGATCGACCGGGTCGCGTTCCTCGGCGACCCGGACCTGATCAAGTGGACGATCCTGCTCACCGGGCTGCCGTTCATCACCGCCAACAGCGTGCTGATCTACCTCGGCGGGCTCAACGGCATCAGCGAGTCGGTCTGGGACGCCGCCAAGCTCGACGGCGTCGGCCCGGTGCGCACGTTCTTCTCGCTGGAGTTCCCGCTGATCATCGGCCAGTTCAAGCTCAACCTCATGGGCGTCATCGGCGCCGCCGTCACCACCTACGCGACCATGCTCATCTTCTACAACGCGTCGGTGCACAGCGGCGTCATCACGCCGGGGCTGCTCATGTACTTCAAGGCGTTCCCGAACACGGGCGCGCCGGACTACGGCTACTCCTACGCGCTGGGCCTGATCCTCTTCCTGGTCGCGCTGGCGATGTCGCTGTTCACGCTCAAGTACCTGAAGTCGCGGGAGTAG
- a CDS encoding ABC transporter substrate-binding protein: MSLDEEANMTRKTAAAALAAAMTGLAALSACSDGEPEQEPEITLELLTWHGPDSTTNYHAGYQQIIDDYTAEHPEIAIEIRHEEDASYGNILETGFAGDTAPDLIQMKSAQRSTFAANLLDLRDYLAEPSPYAEGGPWIDTFTGGEAAFPVEDNGTSPNALLFVPNDGNPEVSAGKMYIYNKALIEEAGLDPDAPPEDWKDLFEWLEALSGNDDVAPIAGSNDVGGKVSQVGYGFGAGYADQFFAPEFNDPAFSDELYNDKLYILTCYAGGSQLPLTSAPYYPAMFKLMAQHVGYFQESWTENTPETEVLTFASGRAAMMNTTFWDYGTLVSSLGEETFPDGFGLFPVPYFGTETLDYAVDQDWITQEDADAAEPYVVDRPANVGGAGIHEYGFSVNAALADDPERLDVAIDFLRFLSSQEEQAKYVETAGSISPVEGVDLIDSMSSFVLEEPEGGFARQILGYSVVEWGKAGWDVDVTRFLNGEIDWDEMVTSVAAPEWVADIPTLETLQGAVATAEQELAAATPEDTEAKEHALGLAQLRLQIYQRYYYEASGDLVTAAS; this comes from the coding sequence ATGTCCCTCGACGAGGAGGCGAACATGACAAGGAAGACCGCAGCCGCCGCCCTGGCCGCCGCGATGACCGGTCTGGCGGCGCTGTCGGCGTGCTCGGACGGCGAGCCGGAGCAGGAGCCCGAGATCACCCTCGAGCTGCTGACCTGGCACGGCCCGGACTCGACCACGAACTATCACGCCGGCTACCAGCAGATCATCGACGACTACACGGCCGAGCACCCCGAGATCGCCATCGAGATCCGGCACGAGGAGGACGCCTCGTACGGCAACATCCTCGAGACCGGGTTCGCCGGCGACACCGCGCCGGACCTCATCCAGATGAAGTCGGCGCAGCGCTCGACGTTCGCGGCCAACCTGCTGGACCTGCGCGACTACCTGGCCGAGCCGAGCCCGTACGCCGAGGGCGGTCCCTGGATCGACACCTTCACCGGCGGCGAGGCGGCGTTCCCCGTCGAGGACAACGGGACCAGCCCGAACGCGCTGCTGTTCGTCCCGAACGACGGCAATCCCGAGGTCAGCGCCGGGAAGATGTACATCTACAACAAGGCCCTCATCGAGGAGGCCGGCCTCGACCCGGACGCGCCGCCGGAGGACTGGAAGGACCTGTTCGAGTGGCTCGAGGCGCTCAGCGGCAACGACGACGTCGCGCCGATCGCCGGCTCGAACGACGTCGGCGGCAAGGTGTCGCAGGTCGGCTACGGCTTCGGCGCCGGCTACGCCGACCAGTTCTTCGCGCCGGAGTTCAACGACCCGGCGTTCAGCGACGAGCTCTACAACGACAAGCTCTACATCCTGACCTGCTACGCGGGCGGATCGCAGCTGCCGCTGACCAGCGCGCCGTACTATCCGGCGATGTTCAAGCTCATGGCGCAGCACGTCGGTTACTTCCAGGAGAGCTGGACGGAGAACACCCCGGAGACCGAGGTGCTCACGTTCGCCAGCGGCCGCGCCGCCATGATGAACACGACGTTCTGGGACTACGGCACGCTGGTCTCGTCGCTCGGTGAGGAGACATTCCCCGACGGCTTCGGCCTGTTCCCGGTGCCCTACTTCGGCACCGAGACGCTCGACTACGCCGTCGACCAGGACTGGATCACCCAGGAGGACGCCGACGCGGCCGAGCCGTACGTCGTCGACCGCCCGGCCAACGTCGGCGGCGCCGGCATCCACGAGTACGGCTTCAGCGTCAACGCGGCGCTGGCCGACGACCCGGAGCGGCTGGACGTGGCGATCGACTTCCTGCGGTTCCTGTCCAGCCAGGAGGAGCAGGCGAAGTACGTCGAGACGGCGGGCTCCATCTCGCCGGTCGAGGGCGTCGACCTCATCGACAGCATGTCCAGCTTCGTGCTCGAGGAGCCCGAGGGCGGCTTCGCGCGGCAGATCCTCGGTTACTCGGTGGTCGAGTGGGGCAAGGCCGGCTGGGACGTCGACGTCACCCGGTTCCTCAACGGCGAGATCGACTGGGACGAGATGGTGACCAGCGTCGCCGCGCCGGAGTGGGTGGCCGACATCCCGACGCTCGAGACGCTGCAGGGCGCCGTCGCGACGGCGGAGCAGGAGCTGGCCGCGGCGACGCCGGAGGACACCGAGGCGAAGGAGCACGCCCTCGGGCTGGCCCAGCTGCGGCTGCAGATCTACCAGCGCTACTACTACGAGGCCAGCGGCGACCTCGTGACGGCGGCCTCCTGA
- a CDS encoding MaoC/PaaZ C-terminal domain-containing protein yields the protein MIGRPSYPSTFYEDYVVGTTREFGGRTITADDIAVHAEQTGDVFPHHMDAEWCATQPFKRRIAHGTLVLSVAVGMTATDVNPEAMTYGYDRIRFIRPVFIDDTISVRAEITARSDHRRHPGRFGLVEEDVRVTNQDGEVVLALVHLYLVNKRSDPARAEQAG from the coding sequence GTGATCGGCCGTCCGAGCTACCCGAGCACGTTCTACGAGGACTACGTCGTCGGCACCACGCGCGAGTTCGGCGGGCGCACCATCACGGCGGACGACATCGCCGTGCACGCCGAGCAGACCGGCGACGTCTTCCCCCACCACATGGACGCCGAGTGGTGTGCGACGCAGCCGTTCAAGAGGCGGATCGCGCACGGCACGCTCGTCCTCTCCGTCGCCGTCGGGATGACCGCGACCGACGTCAACCCCGAGGCGATGACGTACGGCTACGACCGGATCCGGTTCATCCGCCCGGTCTTCATCGATGACACGATCTCGGTCCGCGCCGAGATCACCGCGAGGAGCGACCACCGACGGCACCCCGGCCGGTTCGGGCTGGTCGAGGAGGACGTGCGCGTGACGAACCAGGACGGCGAGGTCGTCCTGGCGCTCGTCCACCTCTATCTCGTGAACAAGCGCAGCGATCCGGCGAGGGCCGAGCAGGCCGGGTAG
- a CDS encoding extracellular solute-binding protein, translating to MTRLRGITWDHPRGLASVRGATATWVTGRDDGVEVTWTARSLQGFADEPLADLAAHYDLLVIDHPHIPEAHRDGYLLPLDGTGRDAELATLAAQSVGPSHGTYRHGGRQYALAVDAAAQVALHRPDLLPEPPATWDEVLELAAAGRVLWPSKPVDAISSFLTVTAQRGNPAADDGAPIPDDAALDALDLLTRLAERTPSFCLDENPIQTAERLSGGDDWWYAPLAFGYTNYARAGFRAHRLRYTDVPGITGSCLGGAGIAVSASTGHPGLATELAFWLAGAEAQAGPYFTAGGQPGNAVAWDDDACNDATLGFFRTTRATLEQASVRPRHPGWLAVQDAAGRLVHRCLRGDLSPRATVAALRECHEGVAA from the coding sequence ATGACGCGGCTGCGCGGCATCACCTGGGACCACCCGCGCGGGCTGGCCTCGGTGCGCGGCGCGACGGCGACGTGGGTGACCGGGCGGGACGACGGTGTCGAGGTCACCTGGACGGCCCGCTCGCTCCAGGGCTTCGCCGACGAGCCGCTCGCCGACCTGGCCGCCCACTACGACCTGCTGGTGATCGACCACCCGCACATCCCGGAGGCGCACCGCGACGGCTACCTGCTGCCGCTCGACGGGACCGGTCGCGACGCCGAACTGGCCACCCTGGCCGCGCAGAGCGTCGGCCCGAGCCACGGCACGTACCGGCACGGCGGCCGGCAGTACGCACTCGCCGTCGACGCCGCCGCCCAGGTCGCCCTCCACCGGCCGGACCTGCTGCCCGAGCCGCCGGCCACGTGGGACGAGGTGCTCGAGCTGGCCGCGGCCGGCCGGGTGCTCTGGCCGTCGAAGCCGGTGGACGCGATCTCGAGCTTCCTCACCGTCACCGCGCAGCGCGGGAACCCCGCGGCCGACGACGGTGCCCCGATTCCCGACGACGCAGCCCTCGACGCCCTCGACCTGCTCACCCGGCTGGCCGAGCGGACACCGTCGTTCTGCCTGGACGAGAACCCGATCCAGACGGCGGAGCGGCTCAGCGGCGGCGACGACTGGTGGTACGCGCCGCTGGCGTTCGGCTACACCAACTACGCGCGGGCGGGCTTCCGCGCGCACCGGCTCCGGTACACCGACGTGCCGGGCATCACCGGGTCCTGCCTGGGCGGCGCCGGGATCGCCGTCTCCGCGTCGACGGGCCACCCCGGGCTCGCGACGGAGCTGGCGTTCTGGCTGGCCGGCGCTGAGGCACAGGCCGGCCCGTACTTCACGGCCGGCGGGCAGCCGGGCAACGCCGTCGCGTGGGACGACGACGCCTGCAACGACGCCACGCTCGGCTTCTTCCGCACCACCCGGGCCACGCTCGAGCAGGCGAGCGTCCGGCCCCGCCACCCCGGCTGGCTCGCGGTGCAGGACGCGGCCGGCCGGCTGGTCCACCGGTGCCTGCGCGGTGACCTCAGCCCGCGGGCGACGGTGGCGGCGCTGCGGGAGTGCCACGAGGGGGTCGCCGCGTGA
- a CDS encoding CoA transferase: MTATETTADGDGGAPARPLDGILVLDFSQFLAGPVAAMRLADLGATVIKVERPAGGDIGRRLAFAGMWRDGDTLTFHIMNRGKLSFAADLKDADDLAEVRRLVAQADVLIQNFRPGVMERIGLDYAAVRELNPGIVYGSVSGYGTDGPWRDRPGQDLLAQSMSGLPWLNGHHDQGPVPVGISVADLLASCHLAQGVTALLLRRERTGQGGLVETSLMEAMLDLQFELISAHLNDNTVEVNRGGEYGANAFLSAPYGIYPSADGYLAIAMNPVPELGDVLGLDLGRFADEATWWSEREEIERLLAAHLRTQDTGHWLALLDAADMWAAPVLPLADLVRHPGFAALRMTQTVRRGDDVAVHTTRSPLRIDGHTLTSPAGAPRLGEHTERIRGDYLLESARVESARAEA, encoded by the coding sequence GTGACGGCTACCGAGACGACCGCCGACGGCGACGGCGGCGCCCCCGCCCGCCCGCTCGACGGCATCCTGGTGCTCGACTTCAGCCAGTTCCTGGCCGGTCCGGTCGCGGCGATGCGGCTGGCCGACCTCGGCGCCACCGTCATCAAGGTGGAGCGCCCCGCGGGCGGCGACATCGGCCGCCGGCTGGCCTTCGCCGGCATGTGGCGCGACGGCGACACGCTCACCTTCCACATCATGAACCGGGGCAAGCTCAGTTTCGCCGCGGACCTCAAGGACGCCGACGACCTCGCCGAGGTCCGCCGGCTGGTCGCCCAGGCCGACGTCCTGATACAGAACTTCCGGCCGGGCGTCATGGAGCGCATCGGCCTCGACTACGCCGCCGTCCGCGAGCTCAACCCCGGCATCGTCTACGGCAGCGTCAGCGGCTACGGCACCGACGGCCCGTGGCGCGACCGGCCCGGCCAGGACCTGCTGGCGCAGTCGATGTCCGGGCTGCCCTGGCTCAACGGCCACCACGACCAGGGCCCGGTGCCGGTCGGCATCTCCGTCGCCGACCTGCTCGCGTCGTGCCACCTGGCGCAGGGCGTGACGGCGCTGCTGCTGCGCCGCGAGCGCACCGGCCAGGGCGGGCTGGTCGAGACGTCGCTCATGGAGGCGATGCTCGACCTGCAGTTCGAGCTGATCAGCGCCCATCTGAACGACAACACCGTCGAGGTCAACCGGGGCGGTGAGTACGGCGCCAACGCGTTCCTCTCCGCGCCGTACGGCATCTATCCCTCGGCCGACGGCTACCTCGCCATCGCCATGAACCCGGTGCCGGAGCTCGGCGACGTCCTGGGCCTCGACCTCGGCCGGTTCGCCGACGAGGCCACCTGGTGGAGCGAGCGCGAGGAGATCGAGCGGCTGCTCGCCGCGCACCTGCGCACCCAGGACACCGGCCACTGGCTGGCGCTGCTCGACGCCGCCGACATGTGGGCCGCGCCGGTGCTGCCGCTGGCCGACCTGGTCCGCCACCCCGGCTTCGCTGCGCTGCGGATGACCCAGACGGTGCGCCGCGGCGACGATGTCGCGGTGCACACGACCCGCAGCCCGCTGCGGATCGACGGCCACACGCTGACGTCGCCGGCCGGCGCGCCGCGGCTGGGGGAGCACACCGAGCGGATCCGCGGCGACTACCTGCTGGAGTCCGCGAGGGTCGAGTCTGCGAGGGCCGAGGCATGA
- a CDS encoding ThuA domain-containing protein, translated as MNNALVVRGGWDGHAPVEATDLFVPFLREAGFEVRVSDSLSVYADASLMGAVDLVVQCWTMGEITGEQLAGLTGAVRAGTGFAGWHGGIADSFRSSSDYLHLVGGQFATHPSRPEADRVPGGGPENNYLRHRIQIVPSRADHPIVAGLADFELETEQYWVLADDYNDVLATTTHPARPDQPWHRPLTCPAVWTRDWGQGRVFVATPGHQPDILRDESVRTIVERGLLWASR; from the coding sequence ATGAACAACGCACTGGTGGTCCGGGGCGGCTGGGACGGGCACGCCCCGGTCGAGGCGACGGACCTGTTCGTCCCGTTCCTGCGCGAGGCCGGCTTCGAGGTCCGGGTGTCGGACTCGCTGTCGGTTTATGCCGACGCGTCGCTCATGGGCGCGGTGGACCTGGTGGTGCAGTGCTGGACCATGGGCGAGATCACGGGCGAGCAGCTGGCCGGGCTGACGGGCGCGGTGCGGGCCGGCACCGGGTTCGCCGGCTGGCACGGCGGCATCGCCGACTCCTTCCGGTCCAGCTCGGACTACCTGCACCTGGTCGGCGGGCAGTTCGCGACCCACCCGAGCCGGCCGGAAGCGGACCGGGTGCCGGGCGGCGGACCCGAGAACAACTATCTGCGCCATCGCATCCAAATCGTGCCGTCGCGCGCCGACCACCCGATCGTCGCCGGCCTCGCCGACTTCGAGCTCGAAACCGAGCAGTACTGGGTGCTCGCCGACGACTACAACGACGTGCTCGCCACCACCACGCACCCGGCCCGCCCGGACCAGCCCTGGCACCGCCCACTCACCTGCCCAGCCGTCTGGACCCGCGACTGGGGCCAGGGCCGGGTGTTCGTCGCGACCCCGGGCCACCAGCCGGACATCCTGCGCGATGAGAGCGTGCGGACCATCGTGGAGAGGGGCCTGCTGTGGGCGAGTCGGTGA
- a CDS encoding Gfo/Idh/MocA family protein, whose amino-acid sequence MGESVSIGIVGTGAISGQYLETLAALSTVRVVAVADLDAARAAAVVDGLSEDSGHDGVRAVTVDDLLADPEVDVVVNLTPPAGHAPVALAAIEAGKAVYNEKPLASTVADARRVLTAAAAAGVRVGGAPDTVLGTGVQTARHAIDTGLIGTPTAATATFLCPGHERWHPNPDFYYTPGGGPLLDMGPYYVTALVTLLGPVVAVLGAGSTARPSRTIGSGPRAGEEIPVEVLTHVTGVLRHASGALSTITMSFDAVATRAEPIEVHGPAGSLVVPDPNRFDGDVLLRRLGGDDWETLPVAAGYRIGGRGLGVAEQMTAPTAADARASGTLALHVLDVMESVLRSAADGGGAVAVEAQTPRPAAVPLADEPGREPSPLLG is encoded by the coding sequence GTGGGCGAGTCGGTGAGTATTGGCATCGTCGGGACCGGGGCGATCTCGGGGCAGTACCTCGAGACGCTGGCCGCGCTGAGCACCGTTCGGGTGGTGGCCGTGGCCGACCTCGACGCGGCGCGAGCTGCCGCCGTCGTCGATGGACTGTCCGAGGACTCCGGGCACGACGGGGTGCGCGCGGTCACCGTCGACGACCTGCTCGCGGACCCCGAGGTGGACGTCGTCGTCAACCTCACTCCCCCGGCCGGGCACGCACCGGTCGCGCTCGCCGCGATCGAGGCGGGCAAGGCCGTCTACAACGAGAAGCCGCTCGCCTCGACGGTGGCCGACGCACGGCGGGTGCTGACCGCGGCCGCCGCGGCCGGGGTGCGGGTCGGCGGCGCACCCGACACCGTCCTGGGCACCGGCGTGCAGACGGCGCGCCACGCCATCGACACCGGCCTGATCGGCACCCCGACCGCCGCCACCGCGACGTTCCTCTGCCCCGGCCACGAACGCTGGCACCCCAACCCCGACTTCTACTACACCCCCGGCGGCGGACCGCTGCTCGACATGGGCCCGTACTACGTAACGGCACTGGTCACGCTCCTCGGGCCGGTGGTGGCGGTGCTCGGCGCCGGCAGCACGGCCCGGCCGTCGCGGACCATCGGCAGCGGTCCCCGGGCCGGCGAGGAGATCCCGGTCGAGGTGCTCACGCACGTCACCGGCGTGCTCAGGCACGCGTCCGGCGCACTGTCGACCATCACGATGAGCTTCGACGCCGTCGCGACCAGGGCCGAGCCCATCGAGGTGCACGGGCCCGCAGGGTCACTCGTCGTGCCCGACCCGAACCGGTTCGACGGCGACGTCCTGCTGCGCCGGCTCGGCGGCGACGACTGGGAGACGCTGCCGGTGGCGGCGGGCTACCGGATCGGCGGCCGCGGGCTCGGGGTCGCGGAGCAGATGACGGCGCCGACGGCGGCCGACGCGCGGGCCAGCGGGACGCTGGCGCTGCACGTCCTCGACGTCATGGAGTCGGTGCTGCGATCAGCAGCCGACGGCGGCGGAGCGGTCGCCGTCGAGGCACAAACACCACGGCCCGCAGCCGTCCCGCTGGCCGACGAGCCGGGCCGGGAACCGTCGCCGCTGCTCGGGTAG
- a CDS encoding M3 family metallopeptidase, whose protein sequence is MQTPGAEAQNPFFAVSDLPYQLPPFALIETAHYLPAFERGMADQLAEVEAIATNAEPATFENTVAALERSGQILQRVSAVFFNQASSDADAEVQEIQGEVSPKLAAHSDAIHLDKRLFARISALVEGGEADSLDAESRRLLERYHLDFVRAGAGLTDEQQDRLRAVNEELSALQTAFQNKLLTDTNATAVVVDDVAELDGLAADAVTAAAATARERGLDGSYVLTLGLPSGQPVLTSLTNRGLRERIHRASVSRGAHCDDNDTLQTAARIATLRAERAALFGHPDHATYVLEDRTAKTPAAVHDMLGKLTPAAVANAHAEAARLQEAIGDEFELQAWDWAHYSDKVRRATYSIDAAELRPYFELERVLRDGVFYAASQLYGLSFTEREDLVAYHPDARVFEVFDHDGSGLGLFIGDFFTRDSKRGGAWMNSFVEQSFLMGTKPVVINNLNIVKPPAGEPALLTFDEVNTMFHEFGHALHGLFSNVAHPTFSGTSVYRDFVEFPSQVNEMWAVWPSVLENYAVHHSTGEPLDPGVVQRLLDSQIWGEGFATTEYLAATLLDLAWHEIAPGTVVDDPLAFEAAALAQAGVALEAVPPRYRTSYFAHIFSGGYSAGYYSYIWSEVLDADTVEWFKENGGLLRANGDHFRRELLSRGGSIDSMEAFRNFRGRDPQIEPLLVRRGLAQ, encoded by the coding sequence ATGCAGACACCCGGTGCGGAAGCCCAGAACCCGTTCTTCGCCGTCAGCGACCTGCCCTACCAGCTGCCGCCGTTCGCGCTCATCGAGACGGCGCACTACCTGCCGGCGTTCGAGCGCGGCATGGCCGACCAGCTGGCCGAGGTCGAGGCCATCGCCACCAACGCGGAGCCCGCGACCTTCGAGAACACCGTCGCGGCGCTGGAGCGGTCCGGGCAGATCCTGCAGCGGGTGTCCGCGGTGTTCTTCAACCAGGCCTCGTCCGACGCCGACGCGGAGGTCCAGGAGATCCAGGGTGAGGTGTCGCCGAAGCTGGCGGCGCACTCCGACGCCATCCACCTGGACAAGCGGCTGTTCGCCCGCATCTCGGCGCTGGTCGAGGGCGGCGAGGCCGACTCGCTGGACGCGGAGTCGCGGCGGCTGCTCGAGCGCTATCACCTCGACTTCGTCCGCGCCGGCGCCGGCCTGACCGACGAGCAGCAGGACCGGCTGCGTGCCGTCAACGAGGAGCTGTCGGCGCTGCAGACGGCGTTCCAGAACAAGCTGCTCACCGACACCAACGCGACCGCCGTCGTGGTCGACGACGTCGCCGAGCTCGACGGGCTGGCCGCTGACGCCGTCACCGCCGCCGCCGCGACCGCCCGCGAGCGCGGCCTCGACGGTTCCTATGTGCTGACCTTGGGGCTGCCGAGCGGCCAGCCCGTGCTGACGTCGCTGACCAACCGCGGGCTGCGCGAGCGCATCCACCGGGCGTCGGTCAGCCGCGGCGCCCACTGCGACGACAACGACACCCTGCAGACGGCCGCACGCATCGCGACGCTGCGGGCCGAGCGGGCGGCGCTGTTCGGCCACCCCGACCACGCGACCTACGTCCTCGAGGACCGCACCGCGAAGACCCCGGCGGCCGTCCACGACATGCTCGGCAAGCTGACGCCGGCCGCCGTCGCCAACGCGCACGCCGAGGCGGCCCGGCTGCAGGAGGCCATCGGCGACGAGTTCGAGCTGCAGGCGTGGGACTGGGCGCACTACTCCGACAAGGTGCGGCGCGCGACGTACTCCATCGACGCCGCCGAGCTGCGCCCGTACTTCGAGCTCGAGCGGGTCCTGCGCGACGGCGTCTTCTACGCGGCTTCGCAGTTGTACGGGCTCTCGTTCACCGAGCGGGAGGATCTGGTCGCGTACCACCCCGACGCCCGCGTCTTCGAGGTGTTCGACCACGACGGCAGCGGGCTCGGCCTGTTCATCGGCGACTTCTTCACCCGCGACTCCAAGCGCGGCGGCGCCTGGATGAACTCCTTCGTCGAGCAGTCGTTCCTCATGGGCACCAAGCCCGTCGTCATCAACAACCTCAACATCGTCAAGCCGCCGGCCGGCGAGCCCGCGCTGCTGACGTTCGACGAGGTCAACACCATGTTCCACGAGTTCGGGCACGCCCTGCACGGGCTGTTCTCGAACGTCGCCCACCCGACCTTCTCCGGCACCAGCGTCTACCGCGACTTCGTCGAGTTCCCGTCGCAGGTCAACGAGATGTGGGCGGTCTGGCCGTCGGTCCTCGAGAACTATGCGGTGCACCACTCGACCGGCGAGCCCCTGGACCCGGGGGTCGTGCAGCGGCTGCTCGACTCGCAGATCTGGGGCGAGGGCTTCGCGACGACGGAGTACCTGGCCGCGACGCTGCTGGACCTCGCCTGGCACGAGATCGCTCCCGGGACGGTGGTGGACGACCCGCTGGCGTTCGAGGCTGCTGCGCTGGCGCAGGCCGGGGTGGCGCTGGAGGCCGTGCCGCCCCGGTACCGGACCTCGTACTTCGCGCACATCTTCTCCGGTGGCTACAGCGCGGGCTACTACTCCTACATCTGGAGCGAGGTCCTCGACGCCGACACGGTGGAGTGGTTCAAGGAGAACGGCGGCCTGCTGCGGGCCAACGGCGACCACTTCCGCCGCGAGCTGCTGTCGCGTGGCGGCAGCATCGACTCCATGGAGGCGTTCCGCAACTTCCGCGGCCGCGACCCGCAGATCGAGCCGCTCCTCGTCCGCCGCGGCCTCGCCCAGTAG